A part of Bacillus thuringiensis genomic DNA contains:
- a CDS encoding ABC transporter ATP-binding protein produces the protein MALLKVEDLKVHFPIKGGFFGRTLDHVRAVDGVSFELQPGETYGIVGESGSGKSTTGKAIMHLTKATEGSIHFNNRDLTKLSRSELREQRKDIQMIFQDPYSSLNPKKRVLDIIAEPLRNFEKLSPDEERRAVQEYLDKVGLNPESIYKYPHEFSGGQRQRIGIARALTLKPKLIIADEPVSALDVSVQAQVLNFLQDLQAELGLTYLFISHDLGVIRHMCDRIGVMYRGRIVEEATSAEIYSNPQHIYTKRLISAIPDIRPENREQQRKLRREVSTEYEKSYENYFNENGRAYDLKPISPTHRVALP, from the coding sequence ATGGCACTGCTTAAAGTAGAAGATTTAAAAGTACATTTCCCAATTAAAGGTGGTTTCTTCGGCCGCACATTAGATCACGTGCGTGCTGTCGATGGTGTAAGTTTTGAATTACAACCGGGTGAAACATACGGGATCGTTGGTGAGTCAGGAAGTGGCAAATCAACAACGGGTAAAGCAATTATGCATTTAACGAAAGCAACAGAGGGTAGCATTCATTTTAATAATAGAGATTTAACAAAGTTAAGTCGCTCTGAGCTACGTGAACAACGAAAAGATATTCAAATGATTTTCCAAGATCCATATTCATCATTAAATCCGAAGAAACGTGTTCTCGACATTATTGCTGAGCCTCTTCGAAATTTTGAGAAGCTCTCACCTGATGAAGAACGTAGAGCAGTTCAAGAATATCTTGATAAAGTTGGTCTAAATCCAGAGTCAATTTATAAATATCCACATGAATTTTCCGGTGGGCAAAGGCAGCGGATTGGTATTGCACGCGCTCTTACATTAAAACCGAAGCTTATTATCGCTGATGAACCTGTATCTGCGCTTGACGTCTCTGTACAGGCACAAGTATTAAACTTCTTGCAGGATCTACAAGCTGAGCTCGGACTAACATACTTATTCATTAGTCATGATTTAGGTGTCATTCGTCATATGTGTGACCGTATCGGTGTTATGTATCGTGGACGCATTGTCGAAGAAGCAACTAGTGCAGAAATTTATAGTAATCCGCAACATATTTATACGAAGCGCCTAATATCAGCAATTCCTGATATTCGTCCTGAAAATCGAGAACAACAACGTAAATTACGTCGTGAGGTCAGCACTGAATACGAAAAATCATACGAAAATTATTTCAATGAAAATGGCCGTGCTTACGATTTAAAACCAATCTCGCCAACGCATCGGGTGGCATTACCATAA
- the opp4B gene encoding oligopeptide ABC transporter permease produces MWKFILRRFLVMIPQLFVLSVLVFLLAKAMPGDALTGRAMNPKADPKVIEEQREKLGLNDPVTTQYVRWIKNAVQGDFGISYAHKMKVTELIGERLGNTVSLALVILILTYLIAIPLGVISGRWNDTWADRLITIYNYLGFATPLFIFALVMLFLFGFKFAIFPTGGSVDPQVATGTFAYYLSKLNHMLLPALSGALIATVGTVQYLRSEIIDTKHKDFVRTVRAKGVPESKIYSRHILRNSFLPIAAFLGYEITGLVGGAIFLESIFSYPGIGQLFIQSISQRDFSVITALVMFTGFATLLGTLLSDIILSIVDPRIRID; encoded by the coding sequence ATGTGGAAGTTTATATTACGGAGATTTTTAGTAATGATCCCGCAATTATTCGTGTTAAGTGTACTTGTCTTTCTACTAGCTAAGGCAATGCCAGGCGATGCCTTAACCGGCAGAGCAATGAATCCAAAAGCGGATCCAAAAGTAATTGAAGAACAACGTGAAAAGCTTGGATTAAATGACCCAGTTACAACACAATATGTTCGCTGGATTAAAAATGCAGTCCAAGGTGACTTTGGTATTTCCTATGCACATAAAATGAAAGTAACCGAGTTAATTGGAGAACGACTTGGAAATACAGTATCTTTAGCACTTGTTATTCTTATTCTTACTTATTTAATTGCCATACCACTGGGAGTTATAAGTGGACGGTGGAATGATACATGGGCTGATCGACTCATTACCATTTACAACTATCTAGGTTTTGCTACACCACTATTTATATTTGCACTAGTTATGCTCTTCCTATTTGGATTTAAGTTTGCAATATTCCCAACCGGCGGTAGCGTAGATCCTCAAGTTGCAACAGGTACATTTGCTTACTATTTAAGCAAATTGAATCACATGCTACTACCAGCTTTATCCGGGGCATTAATTGCAACAGTTGGTACTGTTCAATATTTACGAAGCGAAATTATTGATACGAAACATAAAGATTTTGTTCGTACAGTAAGGGCAAAAGGTGTTCCAGAATCAAAAATCTATTCTAGACATATTTTACGAAATTCATTCTTACCAATTGCAGCCTTCTTAGGCTATGAAATTACGGGATTAGTTGGCGGTGCCATCTTTTTAGAAAGTATTTTTAGCTATCCAGGAATTGGACAACTATTTATACAATCTATCTCTCAACGTGATTTTAGTGTAATAACTGCACTCGTTATGTTTACTGGATTTGCAACGTTACTTGGAACTCTCCTTTCAGATATTATTCTAAGCATCGTCGATCCACGTATTCGTATTGATTAA